One genomic region from Streptomyces sp. Li-HN-5-11 encodes:
- a CDS encoding M3 family metallopeptidase: MSVDTLTAPDRASVAAMDESLHGMMARLRAILAEPALTQDLLVEIVSIYNNVAYVFLYLEANERHVNYDRLLPWRDRFHHAPEIDERLITLLEQLRCADLEAEDSRRRLLEQLRHKTQAPDPDGEERMAQLLGEAKGILHTIQQDQLALLKRLGVNVANASPAAVFYRLTSGTTDTARRAKLVRAWRKMRDRHQNALVAAVDGMIAEQRRQSLAAGYETTLDHTLRKCGVPQATVAGFLDRYLEQALRGYDALAARVQQVTGATEAPMDHFGAFMRTVSGTAPLPQFPLSACLDFVFAVARTAFGLDVRPVSGTHDHVLTCVVRSGDEEIGHIHFDLWDTDHKTLKANTTTGIRNRTDWSGLVQRPVAYVSCRFRRGPDGVRHITFQNVHSLFHEFGHAVNHLLIRKRIPNQSGLEYLPLERLENLSMWFERWVFHPEFGRHLSLSAQDRAGLAQCQRIKKLEYQGTYVDRAVTAALDFEIHRRPQGGVLEAFHRLDERFGISRHCSVGDFLTYFTWPMLRANPGAYFTYLWGAAQSAEMFAPYQRLPLEEVPAHPELPSSFTACFDYDTPSQEPDCTAAFAFYDDDSDQEVGVA, translated from the coding sequence ATGTCCGTAGACACCCTCACCGCCCCGGACAGGGCCAGCGTCGCCGCCATGGACGAGTCGTTACACGGGATGATGGCCCGGCTGCGGGCCATTCTCGCCGAACCGGCCCTGACGCAGGACCTCCTGGTGGAGATCGTCTCCATCTACAACAACGTGGCGTACGTCTTCCTGTACCTGGAAGCCAACGAGCGGCACGTCAACTACGACCGCCTCCTCCCCTGGCGGGACCGCTTCCACCACGCCCCAGAGATCGACGAGCGGCTGATCACCTTGCTCGAACAGCTGCGCTGTGCCGATCTCGAGGCGGAGGACTCCCGCCGCCGCCTGCTGGAGCAGCTGCGGCACAAAACCCAGGCGCCGGACCCGGACGGCGAGGAGCGGATGGCACAGCTGCTGGGCGAGGCGAAGGGCATCCTCCACACGATCCAGCAGGACCAGCTCGCCCTGCTGAAGCGCCTTGGAGTGAACGTCGCAAACGCCAGCCCCGCCGCCGTCTTCTACCGCCTGACCAGCGGCACGACCGACACCGCCCGGCGCGCCAAGCTGGTCCGGGCATGGCGGAAGATGCGCGACCGCCACCAGAACGCCCTGGTCGCCGCCGTCGACGGGATGATCGCCGAGCAACGGCGCCAGAGTCTGGCCGCCGGATACGAGACCACCCTCGACCACACCCTGCGCAAGTGCGGTGTCCCGCAGGCCACCGTCGCCGGCTTCCTCGACCGCTATCTCGAGCAGGCGCTGCGCGGTTACGACGCCCTGGCGGCGCGGGTCCAGCAGGTGACCGGTGCCACCGAAGCCCCCATGGACCATTTCGGTGCCTTCATGCGCACCGTGTCCGGCACCGCCCCCCTGCCCCAGTTCCCGCTGAGCGCATGCCTGGACTTTGTCTTCGCGGTGGCCCGCACCGCCTTCGGTCTGGACGTGCGCCCCGTCTCCGGCACGCATGACCACGTACTGACCTGCGTGGTGCGCTCCGGCGACGAGGAGATCGGCCACATCCACTTCGACCTGTGGGACACCGACCACAAAACGCTCAAGGCGAACACGACCACCGGCATCCGCAACCGCACCGACTGGAGCGGACTGGTCCAGCGGCCCGTGGCCTACGTCTCGTGCCGCTTCCGGCGCGGCCCGGACGGCGTCCGCCACATCACCTTCCAGAACGTGCACAGCCTCTTCCACGAGTTCGGCCACGCCGTCAACCACCTGCTGATCCGCAAGCGGATCCCCAACCAGTCCGGGCTGGAGTACCTCCCGTTGGAGCGGCTGGAGAACCTGAGCATGTGGTTCGAGCGGTGGGTGTTCCACCCGGAGTTCGGCCGTCACCTCTCCCTCTCCGCCCAGGACCGGGCCGGGCTGGCCCAGTGCCAGCGCATCAAGAAGCTGGAGTACCAGGGCACCTACGTGGACCGGGCGGTCACCGCCGCGTTGGACTTCGAGATCCACCGCCGCCCGCAGGGCGGGGTCCTCGAGGCGTTCCACCGGCTCGACGAGCGCTTCGGCATCTCCCGCCACTGCTCCGTCGGCGACTTCCTCACCTACTTCACCTGGCCGATGCTGCGCGCCAACCCCGGTGCCTACTTCACCTACCTATGGGGAGCCGCCCAGAGCGCTGAGATGTTCGCTCCCTACCAACGCCTCCCTCTGGAGGAGGTCCCCGCCCACCCCGAACTGCCGAGCAGCTTCACCGCCTGTTTCGACTACGACACGCCCAGCCAGGAGCCCGACTGCACGGCGGCGTTCGCCTTCTATGACGACGACAGCGACCAGGAGGTGGGCGTTGCCTGA
- a CDS encoding MATE family efflux transporter, translating to MREHTRLTVGNYAGFAGVMLAVGLVTTGFGMVDLLMVAPKGVSHVAAVGQGSVLLMGVSAFFLGVNDAFAGRLAIAEGEGATARRLPSLAAALLVTLALCQLAALLLAAVTEPVLTLLRQDRDLVPLLGDYMQVRLYGVGVVMLYAAFNEALKTCGAKNRSLATLVLGFGVNALFNWVFLETGWARFFASPESAVATATVIANTVMAATAAWMFAAHMRTRGERFDGPKRAAVLRELRSTSVSGAGVGARHVNDYVGSIVPMTFIGTMGVKTLAASVIAANIYTVFCRVPQACVQATFVYYGYAVGQEGADRVRTVRTLLSYTAVPTAVAALLVVMGSPWLVAAFASPGLDHSLAVVLLLAYLLYLPAYIFDQSLSTLLVVHQRGAVLFVASTLATYLLTIPLSWYAVFLLDSAFLAVASNGVATAVQAAVFWRMLRREVQVGTEVRVA from the coding sequence GTGAGGGAGCACACCCGCCTCACCGTCGGCAACTACGCCGGATTCGCCGGGGTGATGCTCGCGGTCGGCCTGGTGACCACCGGATTCGGGATGGTCGACCTGCTGATGGTCGCACCCAAGGGAGTCAGCCACGTCGCTGCCGTAGGCCAGGGAAGCGTTCTCCTCATGGGCGTCTCGGCCTTCTTCCTCGGGGTGAACGATGCGTTCGCCGGGCGGCTCGCCATCGCCGAAGGAGAGGGCGCGACGGCACGACGTCTGCCGTCGCTCGCGGCAGCCCTGCTGGTGACGCTGGCACTGTGCCAACTGGCCGCGCTGCTCCTCGCCGCGGTGACGGAGCCCGTGCTGACCCTGCTCCGGCAGGATCGGGACCTCGTCCCACTGCTGGGCGACTACATGCAGGTGCGGCTGTACGGCGTCGGAGTGGTCATGCTCTACGCCGCATTCAACGAGGCCCTCAAGACCTGCGGTGCCAAGAACCGCTCGCTCGCGACGCTCGTTCTCGGTTTCGGTGTCAACGCCCTGTTCAACTGGGTGTTCCTCGAAACCGGATGGGCACGGTTCTTCGCCTCTCCAGAGAGCGCCGTGGCGACCGCGACCGTGATCGCCAACACCGTGATGGCCGCGACGGCCGCATGGATGTTCGCCGCTCACATGAGGACGCGCGGTGAGCGCTTCGATGGGCCGAAGCGAGCCGCCGTCCTGCGGGAACTGCGCTCCACCTCTGTGTCCGGGGCGGGTGTCGGTGCCCGCCATGTCAACGACTACGTGGGATCCATCGTCCCCATGACATTCATCGGCACCATGGGGGTCAAGACGCTGGCTGCCAGCGTCATCGCCGCCAACATCTACACCGTCTTCTGCCGTGTGCCGCAAGCGTGCGTCCAGGCCACCTTCGTCTACTACGGCTACGCGGTCGGCCAGGAGGGAGCCGACCGGGTGAGGACAGTACGCACCCTGCTGAGCTACACCGCCGTGCCGACGGCCGTGGCCGCGCTGCTCGTCGTCATGGGCTCACCCTGGCTGGTCGCGGCGTTCGCCAGCCCCGGTCTCGACCACTCGCTGGCGGTCGTCCTGCTGCTGGCCTATCTGCTCTACCTGCCGGCCTACATCTTCGACCAGTCGCTGTCCACGCTCCTGGTCGTCCACCAGCGCGGGGCCGTCCTGTTCGTCGCCTCGACCCTGGCCACCTATCTGCTGACGATCCCGCTGTCGTGGTACGCCGTCTTCCTGCTCGACTCGGCGTTCCTCGCCGTCGCCTCCAACGGAGTGGCGACGGCCGTCCAAGCAGCAGTCTTCTGGCGCATGCTCCGCCGAGAGGTCCAGGTGGGAACGGAGGTCCGCGTTGCGTGA
- a CDS encoding DegT/DnrJ/EryC1/StrS family aminotransferase: protein MTLAILGGEPTIGNPGVIGNPVAFTAQDRDAVIQFMYSKSGRLSFYGREGLLGRYEDELAAYHGVRYAVLTNSGTSALYSAYFGLGLEPGDEVIASTYTFLATVTPLVSLGVVPVLADVDPETGNLDPDDVRKRITDATRAIVVTHQWGHPAEMDEIMQIAQDHRLRVVEDSSLAIGATYRGRRAGSLGHVAAFSLGSSKLLSGGQGGALVTDDDEIMERANLVGHFARRSEAQVRSEKYLPFVETGYGHNFRMHALGVAISYRRFRRIEDLMDRRARRYNALTRQLESSRLLRPPVTLPYATRGSWLGYTAGFDAEAAGVDIDTYAKALQAEGLLVLPRGYHPLLHRTALFTRYEDGYRRQGPFAPGKRLYAEGDFPAAEAHVDAQLAFPHFLDEDDWIIDAYGEAIRKVENEIDALIAWRKQQTAE, encoded by the coding sequence ATGACGCTGGCCATCCTCGGAGGAGAGCCCACGATCGGCAACCCGGGGGTCATCGGCAACCCGGTCGCCTTCACGGCGCAAGACCGGGACGCCGTGATCCAGTTCATGTACAGCAAGAGCGGACGGCTGTCCTTCTACGGACGCGAAGGCCTGCTGGGACGCTACGAGGACGAACTGGCCGCCTACCACGGCGTGCGCTACGCCGTTCTCACCAACTCCGGGACCAGCGCCCTGTACTCGGCCTACTTCGGACTCGGACTGGAGCCCGGCGACGAGGTCATCGCGTCGACGTACACATTCCTCGCGACCGTCACCCCACTGGTGAGCCTCGGAGTCGTTCCCGTCCTCGCCGATGTGGACCCGGAGACCGGCAACCTCGACCCGGACGACGTCCGCAAACGCATCACCGACGCCACCCGGGCCATCGTGGTCACCCACCAGTGGGGTCACCCGGCCGAGATGGACGAGATCATGCAGATCGCCCAGGACCACCGCCTGCGCGTCGTGGAGGACTCCTCGCTTGCGATCGGCGCCACCTACCGCGGCCGACGCGCCGGTTCCCTCGGTCATGTGGCGGCCTTCAGCCTCGGGTCGAGCAAACTGCTCAGCGGCGGCCAGGGCGGCGCGCTCGTCACCGACGACGACGAGATCATGGAAAGGGCCAACCTCGTCGGCCATTTCGCGCGCCGCAGCGAGGCCCAGGTCAGGTCAGAGAAGTACCTGCCGTTCGTCGAGACCGGATACGGGCACAACTTCCGGATGCACGCCCTGGGCGTCGCCATCTCCTACCGCCGGTTCCGCCGGATCGAGGACCTGATGGACCGACGCGCGCGGCGCTACAACGCCCTCACCCGGCAGTTGGAGTCCTCCCGCCTGCTGCGGCCCCCCGTCACCCTGCCCTACGCCACCCGCGGCTCCTGGCTCGGCTACACCGCAGGCTTCGACGCCGAGGCGGCTGGTGTGGACATCGACACCTACGCCAAGGCACTCCAGGCAGAGGGACTGCTGGTCCTGCCCCGCGGGTACCACCCGCTGCTCCACCGCACCGCGCTCTTCACCCGCTACGAGGACGGTTACCGCCGGCAAGGTCCCTTCGCGCCCGGCAAACGCCTCTATGCCGAGGGCGACTTCCCCGCAGCCGAGGCGCACGTGGACGCTCAACTCGCCTTCCCGCATTTCCTCGACGAGGACGACTGGATCATCGACGCGTACGGCGAGGCCATCCGCAAGGTGGAGAACGAGATCGACGCGCTGATCGCGTGGCGCAAGCAGCAGACCGCGGAGTGA
- a CDS encoding cytochrome P450, which yields MRDQELTGGGVLGVNLLASDPPDHTRIRRLVSQAFTRRRVEGLRPRIQAIADDLLEDMARCAEVDLLESFAAPLSLTVTCELLGVPAEDSADFRRWTRETMIPPIDEESKAVLRRGTLAMKDYLARLIDEWRGRTSPRLAPDEQPTLTGALIAAMDEGDQLSDQELQGTLALLLMAGHETTVNLVGNAMAALFRHSDQLRLLRETPDLLPGAIEELLRFASPVEMAMPRYATEDLTLAGADIPAGGVVLACIASANRDAAQVEAGDSLDITRPDAQAMLSFGHGPHFCLGAALARLEARIALESLLRRFPGLRLACPPESLAWRHSAVRGLEKVPIVLG from the coding sequence ATGCGGGACCAGGAACTCACCGGCGGCGGTGTGCTCGGCGTCAATCTGCTGGCCAGCGATCCACCGGATCACACACGAATACGCCGCCTCGTCTCCCAGGCCTTCACCCGCCGCCGGGTCGAAGGTCTGCGACCGCGCATCCAGGCCATCGCGGACGACTTGCTGGAGGACATGGCACGGTGCGCAGAGGTCGACCTGCTGGAGTCCTTCGCGGCGCCGCTGTCGCTCACCGTCACCTGCGAACTGCTCGGTGTCCCGGCCGAGGACAGCGCCGATTTCCGGCGCTGGACGCGGGAGACGATGATTCCACCGATCGACGAGGAGTCGAAAGCGGTCCTGCGCCGGGGCACGCTCGCCATGAAGGACTACCTCGCCCGACTGATCGACGAGTGGCGCGGCAGAACATCTCCGCGGCTCGCGCCCGATGAACAGCCCACGCTGACCGGCGCACTGATCGCCGCGATGGATGAAGGCGACCAGCTCTCGGACCAGGAACTGCAAGGCACCCTTGCCCTGTTGCTGATGGCCGGGCACGAGACGACGGTGAACCTGGTCGGGAACGCGATGGCGGCTCTCTTCCGCCATTCCGACCAGTTGCGTCTGCTGCGTGAGACCCCGGACCTGCTTCCGGGCGCGATCGAGGAACTCCTGCGCTTCGCCAGCCCGGTGGAGATGGCGATGCCCCGCTACGCGACCGAGGACCTGACGCTCGCCGGGGCCGACATACCGGCCGGGGGTGTGGTGCTGGCCTGCATCGCATCCGCCAACCGTGACGCAGCCCAGGTGGAGGCCGGCGACTCCCTCGACATCACCAGGCCGGACGCGCAGGCGATGCTGAGCTTTGGGCACGGGCCGCACTTCTGCCTGGGCGCGGCACTCGCCCGGCTCGAGGCCCGCATCGCCCTGGAGTCCCTGCTACGACGCTTCCCCGGGCTGCGGCTCGCCTGCCCGCCCGAATCGCTGGCCTGGCGGCACAGTGCCGTGCGGGGGCTGGAGAAGGTGCCGATAGTGCTGGGGTAG
- a CDS encoding PQQ-binding-like beta-propeller repeat protein: MREPPRGSAFRHDPAKNVLVLPGKPERGSRWDREPMVCGHRRLTYDNERLGRTVPVPVSASPAVVTGAGAIVAGYDGYVRFLDRTLSKVYWKRRMDSPVYASLVLDAPRRRVVVAATSGLVACFDLKGALVWSAEAGAPVYATPTVLPAADVLVIAAFHSRCLGLDLDTGKQVFERSLPRPWHAGHEGTAAHRDPYASPVTTERDTAVLCCAEHVLALAPDGTELWRQETGHAIKASPAALHTTGEVVVCPVNGQCLFLDSSTGRLRGEVFLDAKITGSPAVSGGILAVGTRRDTVAGIDIHSHDVVWTSPQGAPREYSSLTVLPDGDFIATARHGNIVCLGRQDGRFRWESSQVLGLADHEPALDITPVTGPDGSMYCGSYNGDLYHFRFQPLDEESPPCP, from the coding sequence TTGCGTGAGCCGCCCAGGGGGTCGGCGTTCCGGCACGACCCCGCCAAGAACGTGCTCGTCCTGCCGGGAAAGCCCGAACGGGGCAGCCGTTGGGACCGGGAGCCGATGGTCTGCGGACACCGGCGTCTGACCTACGACAACGAACGGCTCGGCCGGACCGTCCCGGTGCCGGTCAGCGCCAGCCCGGCTGTGGTCACCGGCGCTGGCGCCATCGTTGCCGGCTACGACGGATACGTCCGCTTTCTCGACCGCACGCTGAGCAAGGTGTACTGGAAACGCCGGATGGACAGCCCGGTGTACGCCTCCCTGGTGCTTGACGCACCTCGCCGGCGGGTGGTGGTGGCCGCGACCAGCGGGCTGGTCGCGTGTTTCGACCTGAAGGGCGCGCTGGTGTGGTCCGCCGAGGCCGGGGCGCCGGTGTACGCGACCCCGACCGTACTTCCCGCAGCGGACGTCCTGGTCATCGCCGCGTTCCACAGCCGCTGCCTCGGCCTGGACCTGGACACCGGCAAGCAGGTGTTCGAGCGGAGCCTGCCGCGCCCCTGGCATGCCGGCCACGAGGGCACCGCCGCCCACCGCGACCCGTACGCCAGCCCCGTCACCACCGAGAGGGACACCGCGGTCCTGTGCTGCGCCGAACACGTCCTGGCTCTCGCACCCGACGGCACCGAGCTGTGGCGGCAGGAGACCGGCCACGCGATCAAGGCATCCCCGGCCGCACTGCACACGACGGGCGAGGTCGTGGTCTGCCCCGTGAACGGGCAGTGCCTCTTCCTCGACAGCAGCACGGGTCGGCTGCGGGGCGAGGTGTTCCTCGACGCCAAGATCACCGGCAGCCCGGCCGTCTCGGGCGGGATCCTCGCTGTCGGCACGCGGCGCGACACGGTCGCCGGGATCGACATCCACAGCCACGACGTCGTCTGGACCTCACCCCAGGGCGCACCCCGCGAGTACAGCTCGCTCACCGTTCTGCCCGACGGCGACTTCATCGCCACGGCCCGGCACGGGAACATCGTCTGCCTCGGCAGGCAGGACGGCCGGTTCCGCTGGGAGAGCAGTCAGGTGCTGGGGCTCGCCGACCACGAACCCGCCCTGGACATCACACCGGTGACCGGTCCCGACGGCAGCATGTACTGCGGCTCCTACAACGGTGACCTCTACCACTTCAGGTTCCAGCCCCTCGACGAGGAGTCCCCGCCATGTCCGTAG
- a CDS encoding aldo/keto reductase — protein sequence MRYRCLGTTGLKVSRLCLGTATMGSRWGTRWTMPEEDADSLLGSALDLGINFFDTANVYNGGESETWLGRALRRRSVRDTVVVATKFGYRTDPRNANSGGCSRSAMFTAVEQSLQRLGTDYIDLYYLHLWDGVTPPEETLAAAGDLISAGRIRYFGLSNVPGWYLGQAQVLSQWRGLPAPAAVQMNYNLLERSVEHEMTPLLRNGPSLVSWGPLANGLLTGHYRVDPKRREIHGRGRLTDAFTTGDIDPFQQVVAQVLDCLGGISRELGCSAAQVALAWLLHKPAVTSVALGVSSPKQLLENAAALDVELPAEMVARLDAASARPVPYPYTFLEAAYQESVHADQSPERAEPTGSGAP from the coding sequence ATGAGATATCGCTGTTTGGGGACAACCGGGCTGAAAGTCTCGCGCCTGTGTCTGGGGACAGCCACTATGGGCTCCCGCTGGGGAACCCGGTGGACCATGCCCGAAGAGGACGCGGATTCGCTGCTCGGGAGCGCCCTCGACCTCGGCATTAACTTCTTCGACACCGCGAACGTGTACAACGGCGGGGAAAGCGAGACATGGCTGGGCAGAGCCCTTCGACGCCGGTCGGTACGGGACACCGTGGTCGTCGCCACCAAATTCGGCTACCGGACGGATCCGCGCAACGCCAACAGCGGAGGATGCAGCCGCAGCGCGATGTTCACCGCGGTGGAACAGTCGCTCCAGAGGCTGGGCACGGACTACATCGACCTGTACTACCTGCACCTGTGGGACGGTGTGACACCGCCCGAGGAGACGCTGGCCGCGGCCGGGGACCTGATCTCCGCCGGCCGGATCCGGTACTTCGGCCTCAGCAACGTGCCCGGCTGGTACCTCGGGCAGGCCCAGGTGCTGTCCCAGTGGCGGGGGCTGCCGGCACCGGCCGCGGTCCAGATGAACTACAACCTCCTCGAGCGGTCCGTGGAGCACGAGATGACGCCCCTCCTCCGCAACGGGCCATCCCTCGTAAGCTGGGGCCCCTTGGCCAACGGCCTCCTGACCGGCCACTACCGGGTGGATCCGAAACGGCGTGAGATCCACGGGCGGGGCAGGCTGACAGACGCGTTCACGACCGGAGACATCGACCCGTTCCAGCAGGTAGTCGCCCAAGTGCTCGACTGCCTCGGCGGCATCTCACGGGAGCTCGGGTGCAGCGCCGCACAGGTCGCCCTGGCCTGGCTGCTGCACAAACCCGCGGTCACCTCCGTGGCGCTCGGGGTCTCGTCGCCGAAGCAACTCCTCGAGAACGCCGCGGCACTGGACGTGGAGCTGCCGGCCGAGATGGTCGCCCGGCTCGATGCGGCAAGCGCGCGGCCCGTCCCCTACCCATACACCTTTTTGGAGGCGGCGTACCAGGAGAGCGTTCACGCCGATCAGTCCCCGGAACGGGCGGAGCCGACCGGTTCGGGCGCGCCCTGA
- a CDS encoding FAD-dependent oxidoreductase: protein MQYYDTLIIGNGALGLFLAEELITRGSGTIAVVGPRGRETGASQAAGAMLGCFGEVTTETLRTEPARIKFEMSRAAHRLWPQVLRRLESDAPAGQPPLKVAESTHVVLNTCGSYLDSVNYAAMGDALTAYGEDVHEVDPGEIVGYHPRADQRALRALHLPGEGAVDARRLLAALEGRLKGAGVTLVDENAEALVAVDDRVCGVRLANGVRVEAETVVVAGGARGTSLLQTALTPSQLIPLFAGRGFALVTRRVSGTTFESVVRTPNRAFACGLHVVPLGGGREYLGATNSVAKEPLTSVPMTDVHFLTQCAMQQLDEEVTHHEVEQWLVGNRPATLDGFPLIGWSALPGLYLLTGTYRDGLHCAPLLAANAANELQGKERLIDDLFTPVRRLIQTRTVEHSIEEYVQHCLAGWFESQAAPHGSTSWLATIYRRQATAFYDWLGIDYGLGPDLVAYALGSPHNAQEIRRSLRTHHGQGAPEPVGSARSGD from the coding sequence GTGCAGTATTACGACACTCTGATCATCGGCAATGGCGCGCTGGGCCTCTTCCTGGCGGAGGAGCTGATCACGCGGGGATCGGGAACGATCGCCGTCGTGGGCCCGCGCGGCCGCGAGACAGGCGCGAGCCAGGCGGCCGGTGCCATGCTCGGCTGCTTCGGTGAAGTAACCACGGAAACGCTGCGCACCGAGCCGGCCAGGATCAAGTTCGAGATGAGCCGGGCCGCGCACCGGTTGTGGCCGCAGGTGCTGCGTCGCCTGGAGTCCGACGCCCCGGCCGGGCAGCCACCGCTGAAGGTGGCTGAGAGCACCCACGTCGTCCTCAACACGTGCGGTTCCTACCTCGACTCGGTGAACTACGCGGCGATGGGCGACGCGCTCACCGCGTACGGCGAGGACGTCCACGAGGTCGACCCGGGGGAGATCGTCGGCTACCACCCGCGCGCCGACCAGCGGGCGCTGCGCGCCCTGCACCTGCCCGGGGAGGGCGCCGTCGACGCGCGGCGGCTCCTGGCCGCCCTGGAAGGGCGGCTCAAGGGAGCCGGAGTGACCCTGGTCGACGAGAACGCCGAGGCACTGGTCGCGGTGGACGACCGGGTCTGCGGCGTTCGGCTGGCGAACGGAGTCCGCGTGGAGGCGGAGACCGTGGTGGTGGCGGGCGGCGCCCGCGGCACGTCCCTGCTGCAGACCGCGCTCACGCCGTCGCAGCTCATCCCCCTTTTCGCGGGGCGCGGATTCGCCCTGGTCACCCGGCGCGTGTCCGGCACGACCTTCGAGAGCGTGGTCCGAACGCCCAACCGGGCCTTCGCCTGCGGGTTGCACGTTGTACCGCTCGGCGGCGGCAGGGAGTACCTGGGCGCCACCAACAGTGTCGCGAAGGAACCGCTGACCAGCGTGCCCATGACCGATGTGCACTTCCTGACCCAGTGCGCGATGCAGCAGCTCGACGAGGAGGTGACGCATCACGAGGTGGAGCAGTGGCTGGTGGGAAACCGGCCGGCCACCCTCGACGGCTTCCCGCTGATCGGCTGGTCCGCGCTGCCCGGGCTGTACCTGCTGACCGGCACCTACCGGGACGGACTCCACTGCGCACCCCTACTCGCGGCGAACGCCGCCAACGAACTGCAGGGCAAGGAGCGTCTGATCGACGACCTGTTCACGCCGGTACGCCGGCTCATCCAGACCCGGACGGTGGAACACTCCATCGAGGAGTACGTGCAGCACTGCCTGGCCGGATGGTTCGAGTCGCAGGCAGCGCCCCATGGCTCGACCAGTTGGCTGGCCACCATCTACCGACGGCAGGCCACGGCTTTCTACGACTGGCTGGGCATCGACTACGGCCTGGGCCCCGACCTGGTCGCCTACGCCCTGGGCAGTCCGCACAACGCCCAGGAGATCCGGCGCAGCCTGCGGACCCACCACGGTCAGGGCGCGCCCGAACCGGTCGGCTCCGCCCGTTCCGGGGACTGA
- a CDS encoding O-methyltransferase produces the protein MPETNAPDRDGFPTDYVRAVLGNREPVLEEILRHAVLDQGMPAIQVDDNAARVLQMLVGLRRPRHVIEIGTLFGFSTIHLARGLPEGGRVTTLEIDSRAADLARANLEKAGVADRVEVVVGDAVDYLSTVPPESVGMLFIDGDKKSYPRYLAAGYPLLEPGGLLVADDAFALGDFSGESADGGDGTQELKAIHTYNRAVGRSPRLFSAFIGTRNGLLVSCKG, from the coding sequence TTGCCTGAGACGAACGCCCCTGACCGCGACGGTTTTCCCACCGACTATGTGCGGGCCGTCCTCGGCAACCGCGAGCCGGTCCTGGAGGAGATCCTGCGCCATGCTGTTCTGGACCAGGGAATGCCAGCGATCCAGGTCGACGACAACGCCGCACGCGTACTGCAGATGCTCGTCGGGCTGAGGCGTCCGCGGCACGTGATCGAGATCGGCACCCTCTTCGGCTTCTCCACGATCCATCTCGCGCGCGGTCTGCCCGAGGGCGGACGAGTGACCACCCTCGAGATCGACTCCCGGGCCGCCGACCTGGCCCGCGCCAATCTTGAGAAGGCGGGAGTTGCCGACCGGGTGGAGGTCGTCGTGGGCGACGCGGTGGACTACCTGTCGACGGTGCCCCCCGAGTCGGTCGGCATGCTCTTCATCGACGGCGACAAGAAGTCCTACCCCCGCTACCTCGCCGCCGGCTACCCGCTGCTCGAGCCCGGCGGGCTGCTCGTTGCCGACGACGCCTTCGCCCTGGGCGACTTCAGCGGCGAATCGGCCGACGGCGGCGACGGCACGCAGGAGCTGAAGGCCATCCACACCTACAACCGCGCTGTGGGACGGAGCCCACGGCTGTTCTCCGCGTTCATCGGGACCAGGAACGGTCTCCTCGTCAGCTGCAAGGGGTGA